The following proteins are co-located in the Leptospira hartskeerlii genome:
- a CDS encoding PhoX family protein, which translates to MKVSRSDFLKYMGKGMLALTAARTLDLFSDPAKEHPKKVHSSHPSSSKTKKEISSKIPGSNFKPLRPNTQDELVLAAGFTYDLIAVYGDKINSKGDTFGYAADFNCFFQFPNDPNSALLWTNHEYLNELEYYVTGYDYNQKGPNNRTPEQIEKYLYSLGGSVIGLRKSKGSWVLDPESKYGRRINGRSEFQLKGPAAGSDAISGKTKVHGTFANCSGGQTLWNTVLSCEENYEMVVEDCKLEDSKEYGWIIEVDPFDPSSIPVKHTALGRFSHENAALTVSPSGKLVVYMGDDSKDQCVYKFVSEKNFDPKKGKLNTELLDEGTLYVGNFEKCVWVPLDLEKNPNLKNAKDKEGNPKFKTQADILVSCRDAAKTAGGTPMDRPEDLEVHPLDKSVFVSFTNNDSHGNFYGQIVRIKEENSDAESVRFEFEVFVAGGGKSGFSSPDNLAFDSSGNLWMVTDMTTRLLGRSIFKKFGNNGLFFIPTSGEDAGKAFQFASAPIGAELTGPWFTPDEEFLFLSVQHPGEDTKDYDLPTSRWPARTKGDIPRPGVVAIRRA; encoded by the coding sequence ATGAAGGTATCTAGATCCGACTTTTTGAAATATATGGGAAAGGGGATGCTTGCTTTGACTGCTGCCCGGACCTTGGATCTGTTTTCGGATCCTGCAAAAGAGCATCCTAAAAAAGTACATTCTTCACATCCTTCTTCTTCAAAAACGAAAAAAGAGATCTCTTCCAAAATTCCAGGAAGTAATTTTAAACCTCTACGTCCTAATACACAAGATGAGCTGGTCTTAGCGGCCGGTTTTACATACGATCTGATCGCAGTTTACGGAGATAAGATCAACTCCAAGGGAGATACTTTCGGCTATGCTGCCGATTTTAACTGCTTCTTCCAATTTCCGAACGATCCAAACTCTGCACTTCTTTGGACCAATCACGAATACTTAAACGAATTAGAATATTATGTTACCGGATACGACTATAATCAAAAAGGCCCTAATAATAGAACTCCTGAACAGATCGAAAAATATCTGTATTCATTGGGGGGTTCAGTGATCGGACTACGTAAATCAAAAGGCTCCTGGGTTTTAGATCCTGAATCTAAGTATGGGAGAAGAATAAATGGAAGGTCGGAATTCCAACTGAAAGGTCCGGCGGCCGGTTCAGATGCAATTTCCGGTAAAACAAAAGTGCACGGAACATTTGCAAACTGTTCCGGTGGACAAACATTATGGAATACTGTTCTTTCTTGCGAAGAGAACTATGAAATGGTCGTAGAAGATTGCAAATTGGAAGACTCCAAAGAATACGGTTGGATCATCGAAGTAGATCCTTTTGATCCTTCTTCCATTCCAGTAAAACATACCGCACTTGGAAGATTTTCCCATGAGAATGCTGCATTAACAGTTTCTCCTTCCGGAAAGTTAGTTGTGTATATGGGAGATGATTCCAAGGACCAATGCGTTTATAAGTTCGTGTCTGAAAAAAATTTCGATCCTAAAAAAGGAAAATTAAACACAGAACTTCTAGATGAAGGGACATTATACGTTGGTAATTTTGAAAAATGCGTATGGGTTCCTCTGGATCTGGAAAAAAATCCGAATCTAAAAAACGCAAAAGATAAAGAAGGAAATCCTAAATTTAAGACCCAAGCTGATATTTTGGTATCATGTAGGGACGCTGCGAAAACTGCAGGCGGGACTCCAATGGATAGACCGGAAGATCTGGAAGTGCATCCATTAGATAAATCTGTTTTTGTTTCTTTTACTAATAACGATTCTCATGGAAATTTTTATGGACAGATCGTTCGCATCAAAGAAGAGAATTCTGATGCTGAATCGGTTCGTTTCGAGTTCGAAGTGTTTGTTGCCGGGGGAGGGAAGAGCGGATTTTCTTCTCCTGATAATTTGGCTTTTGATTCTTCCGGAAATCTTTGGATGGTGACGGACATGACCACTCGTTTGCTTGGAAGATCCATCTTTAAAAAATTCGGCAATAACGGTTTGTTCTTTATTCCTACAAGCGGAGAAGACGCGGGCAAGGCTTTCCAATTTGCATCTGCTCCAATCGGTGCAGAACTCACTGGCCCATGGTTTACACCTGACGAAGAGTTTTTATTTTTATCGGTACAACATCCTGGAGAAGATACCAAGGACTATGATCTTCCTACAAGCCGTTGGCCCGCTAGAACAAAAGGGGATATACCTAGGCCAGGAGTGGTCGCGATTAGAAGGGCTTAG
- the htpG gene encoding molecular chaperone HtpG — protein sequence MSEEVKGRISVETENIFPIIKKWLYSEKDIFLRELVSNACDAIAKLKKVSLNEEFEGGTDYRIDLDFDQETRILTIQDNGIGMTDEEVNRYINQIAFSGAEEFVKKYQSEGDKPEIIGHFGLGFYSSFMVSSKVKIETKSYKKGSVPVIWESESGTEFTLKAGERSERGTKISLYLDGDSGEYLDSWKLKELVRKYCDFLPVPIFVKEEKANKQTPLWSEQPSSVKKEQYDEFYQYLFPFAGEPLFHVHLNVDYPFRLQGILYFPRLKHELDANRMGIKLYCNHVFVSDEAKELVPQFLTVLQGTLDIPDLPLNVSRSYLQNDPLVKKISSHIVKKVSDKLQEEWTKNPDEFRKNWEEISLFVKYGMMTDEKFYESAKDLIFFRSSNGDLTKLEEYVERNKEKNSGKVYYAGEAELSSVYMDLLKSQGLEALLVDSRIDNHFLQFLESKNPDWIFQRVDSELADQVLDKDAGPDLADQDNKTTEDRLKEIFTKAISKEGVEIKTEALKSEDIPAVILLPEQLRRLADMGQMYGQKAGDFLKNHTLLLNRKSKLVKNILGLSKGARPEKAEKLARSVYDLALLGAKLIGEEELSDLIRRQRDLLEDLSSD from the coding sequence ATGAGCGAAGAAGTGAAAGGTAGGATCTCCGTAGAAACGGAGAATATTTTCCCAATTATTAAAAAATGGTTATATTCTGAAAAAGATATATTCTTAAGAGAATTAGTTTCCAACGCATGTGATGCAATTGCTAAACTCAAAAAAGTCTCCTTGAACGAGGAATTCGAAGGAGGGACAGACTATAGGATCGATCTGGATTTCGACCAAGAAACCAGGATCTTAACCATCCAAGATAACGGGATCGGGATGACCGATGAAGAAGTGAACCGTTATATCAACCAGATCGCATTTTCAGGCGCAGAAGAGTTCGTAAAAAAATACCAATCGGAAGGAGATAAGCCTGAGATTATCGGCCATTTCGGTCTGGGATTTTATTCTAGCTTTATGGTTTCTTCCAAGGTAAAAATAGAAACCAAGTCTTATAAAAAAGGAAGTGTTCCCGTTATTTGGGAAAGTGAATCAGGCACTGAGTTTACCTTAAAAGCAGGAGAAAGATCCGAGAGAGGGACCAAGATCAGTCTGTATCTGGATGGAGATTCCGGAGAATACTTGGATTCTTGGAAACTAAAGGAACTAGTTCGTAAATACTGTGATTTTCTTCCTGTTCCGATCTTTGTAAAAGAAGAGAAGGCGAATAAGCAAACCCCATTATGGAGTGAGCAACCTTCTTCCGTTAAAAAAGAACAATATGATGAATTCTATCAGTATCTATTTCCTTTTGCAGGAGAGCCTTTATTTCATGTTCACTTAAATGTGGATTATCCTTTTAGGCTACAAGGGATCCTGTATTTCCCAAGACTCAAACATGAGTTAGATGCAAATCGAATGGGGATCAAACTCTATTGTAATCATGTGTTTGTGTCTGATGAAGCAAAAGAGTTAGTGCCTCAATTTTTAACCGTTCTACAAGGAACTCTGGATATTCCCGATCTTCCTCTGAACGTCTCGAGATCTTATTTGCAAAATGATCCTTTGGTAAAAAAGATATCTTCTCATATCGTTAAAAAAGTTTCAGATAAACTGCAGGAAGAATGGACCAAAAATCCGGACGAGTTCCGTAAGAACTGGGAAGAAATCTCTCTTTTCGTTAAGTATGGGATGATGACTGATGAAAAATTTTACGAATCAGCAAAGGATTTGATATTCTTCCGTTCATCTAACGGCGATTTGACAAAGCTGGAAGAATATGTAGAAAGAAATAAGGAAAAGAATTCCGGCAAAGTATATTATGCGGGGGAAGCAGAACTTTCTTCCGTATATATGGATCTTCTTAAGTCCCAAGGATTGGAAGCTTTGCTTGTGGATTCTCGCATAGACAACCATTTCTTACAGTTTTTAGAGAGTAAAAACCCTGATTGGATATTCCAAAGAGTGGATTCAGAACTTGCCGACCAAGTTTTGGATAAGGATGCAGGCCCTGATCTCGCAGACCAAGATAACAAAACCACGGAAGATAGGCTTAAGGAAATTTTTACTAAGGCTATTTCGAAAGAAGGTGTGGAAATTAAAACGGAAGCATTGAAGTCGGAGGATATTCCTGCCGTAATTTTATTACCGGAACAACTGAGACGTTTGGCCGATATGGGCCAGATGTACGGACAAAAGGCTGGTGACTTCTTAAAGAATCATACTCTTCTTCTGAATCGCAAATCTAAATTGGTTAAAAACATCCTTGGTCTTTCCAAGGGTGCGCGTCCGGAGAAGGCGGAAAAATTGGCCCGTTCCGTGTACGATCTGGCCTTGTTAGGTGCCAAGCTGATCGGAGAGGAAGAATTGAGTGATTTAATCCGCCGCCAAAGAGACCTATTGGAAGATCTTTCCTCGGATTAA
- a CDS encoding BatD family protein, with the protein MKRFLLLLLLGAFPLFAQGPKFYLSQTRADLGDAVFIILETEGGAQVRLIEKEWAGQGIKAVYWGTEENTTIVNFKVYRKKLIKYRLTVSAPGRFSVPEIEVEVDGQKVESGKMALEISPRSSTTNKSSGFFSNRYFFNEEAEGPEDGDLKVLFRTNKDQVWVGEPILGFFTLYYRNAIRPYIDRDFSSSIEFPYFRSEALSGINLLIPEQVIYEGLEFETAVYNKETFILTPLRKGEYSLGSTVFHLEGRQQSFFHMRSIKTIPSKIFVKDLPSPTPSEFKGAVGNFKIGLEEYPKTAFLGEPFQFKLTISGNGNLSSIKDPLLSGCDPSCYPEITFLQTRLQRDFRELGPGEFGFYLNHSYHYSVLPKKEGIWKPEDLKFTFFNPGSGRYESVSLRFPGLEIGPPRPKQEITTEDTGSKGGSFIVVSILLSFVFIGIGTFTVLTLRKKYQAEVILKRLDLWIGSKRGFVLKHSVMTKGLPEEEASLLASWKSDTVPLTETYKSLGPSSKATLIRISNWLSEKLKEEGSE; encoded by the coding sequence GTGAAACGTTTCCTTCTTCTTTTATTATTAGGAGCATTTCCTTTATTCGCGCAAGGTCCCAAATTTTATCTTAGCCAAACTAGGGCAGATCTGGGAGATGCAGTATTTATTATTTTAGAAACGGAAGGTGGTGCTCAGGTTCGTTTGATCGAAAAAGAATGGGCCGGACAAGGGATCAAGGCAGTTTATTGGGGCACTGAAGAAAATACCACTATAGTAAATTTTAAAGTATATCGTAAAAAATTAATTAAGTACAGGCTAACAGTCTCAGCGCCAGGGCGTTTTTCCGTCCCGGAGATAGAAGTAGAAGTCGACGGACAAAAAGTCGAATCAGGAAAGATGGCATTGGAAATTTCTCCCAGAAGTTCCACTACGAATAAGTCTTCCGGATTCTTTTCTAATCGTTACTTTTTTAATGAAGAAGCAGAAGGTCCTGAAGATGGGGACTTGAAGGTATTATTCAGAACGAACAAGGATCAAGTTTGGGTGGGGGAGCCTATTTTAGGATTTTTTACCTTATATTATAGAAATGCAATACGCCCTTATATAGATCGGGATTTTTCCAGTTCTATCGAATTTCCTTATTTTAGAAGTGAGGCACTTTCCGGAATTAATCTTTTAATCCCGGAACAAGTGATTTACGAAGGATTAGAATTCGAAACTGCAGTTTATAATAAAGAAACATTCATTCTGACACCTTTGAGAAAGGGGGAATACTCTTTAGGCTCTACAGTCTTTCATTTAGAAGGGAGACAGCAGTCATTCTTTCATATGAGAAGTATTAAGACGATCCCGAGTAAAATTTTCGTAAAGGACTTACCTTCTCCTACTCCGTCGGAATTTAAAGGGGCAGTAGGCAATTTTAAGATAGGTTTAGAAGAATATCCTAAAACAGCCTTTTTAGGAGAGCCTTTTCAGTTCAAGTTGACCATCTCAGGTAATGGGAACCTATCTTCCATTAAGGATCCCTTATTAAGTGGATGCGATCCTTCTTGTTATCCAGAGATCACTTTTTTGCAAACAAGACTGCAAAGAGATTTTAGAGAGCTTGGCCCAGGAGAATTCGGATTTTATCTGAATCATTCTTATCATTATTCAGTACTTCCTAAAAAAGAGGGAATTTGGAAACCGGAAGATCTGAAATTTACTTTTTTCAATCCTGGATCAGGTAGATATGAATCTGTTTCTCTTCGTTTTCCAGGTTTGGAGATCGGTCCTCCTAGACCGAAACAGGAAATTACGACTGAGGATACAGGAAGTAAGGGTGGATCTTTTATAGTAGTATCTATCCTTCTTTCTTTCGTATTTATAGGGATAGGTACATTTACGGTTTTAACGCTGCGTAAGAAGTATCAAGCCGAAGTGATATTGAAACGACTTGACCTCTGGATAGGTTCCAAAAGAGGTTTTGTTTTGAAACATTCTGTGATGACCAAGGGATTGCCGGAGGAAGAGGCAAGTCTTCTCGCGAGTTGGAAGTCCGACACGGTTCCGTTGACTGAAACTTATAAAAGTCTGGGACCTTCTTCCAAAGCAACTCTGATTAGGATCTCAAATTGGTTGTCTGAAAAATTAAAAGAGGAGGGATCCGAATGA
- the batC gene encoding TPR repeat-containing protein BatC: MLEFWGRFLVKLSKKVAPGLLLLFSLWGRETYSFELDPGGNRIKEGRNSYEQGDYKNSLERYKEADPYFPEDPRLEFNRGDCEYKSGNLDKAIRHFEKSADSKDSGLRAQSHFNLGNSYLKLGDRKKAAEHYLRSLKENPNLESAKKNLEWLRKLPPPEGENKENTSEEKEGKSSASKQGSKGKEKVEKQSKSGAGKEQKDKNKSKIEDELDRIMESMDLDSVKRRSPGSRNKEVFW; the protein is encoded by the coding sequence GTGTTAGAATTCTGGGGAAGATTTTTGGTAAAACTTTCTAAAAAAGTCGCTCCGGGTTTATTGCTCCTTTTCTCACTCTGGGGAAGAGAAACCTATTCTTTTGAGTTGGATCCGGGAGGGAATCGGATCAAAGAGGGTAGGAACTCCTACGAACAAGGAGATTATAAAAATTCTTTAGAAAGATACAAAGAAGCAGATCCTTATTTTCCGGAAGATCCTAGATTAGAATTCAATCGGGGAGATTGCGAATATAAGTCCGGAAATCTAGACAAGGCAATCCGTCATTTTGAAAAGTCTGCAGATTCAAAAGATTCTGGGCTTAGAGCGCAGTCTCATTTTAATTTAGGAAACTCTTATCTAAAATTAGGGGATCGTAAAAAAGCAGCAGAACATTATCTTCGTTCTTTAAAAGAAAATCCTAATTTAGAATCTGCTAAGAAGAATTTAGAATGGTTGCGCAAACTTCCTCCTCCGGAAGGAGAAAACAAAGAGAATACATCTGAGGAGAAAGAAGGCAAGTCTTCCGCATCTAAACAAGGTTCCAAAGGAAAAGAGAAGGTCGAAAAACAATCTAAGTCCGGGGCAGGAAAGGAACAGAAAGATAAAAACAAATCCAAGATCGAAGACGAATTAGATCGGATTATGGAGTCCATGGATTTGGATTCAGTAAAAAGAAGAAGTCCAGGTTCCCGGAACAAAGAGGTGTTCTGGTGA
- the batA gene encoding VWA domain-containing protein BatA, with the protein MTEWESPYYLLLIIPIWIWTVYSYWKNEPALGIELRIPGKIQSGTFSLKRFLSSIAPLVRPIVLTLFVIAVAGPGKRYRFLPDETKGVDIILALDVSGSMSKSRDFLPETRLGVSKKLLKEFIRKRENDRLGLVVFAGGAYLQSPLTSDREVLEEILGQAEEETVPEQGTAIGDALILSCYRLRRSPAKSKVIVLITDGASNTGRIDPVTATEIARGVGVKIYSIGIGKEDQSYEVNFEILDILSKRTGGVFYRAEDISELREVLASIDSLEKDLLILPPEEVRESESLIFLTYALALLGLDLLLRSWVFRYYV; encoded by the coding sequence ATGACTGAATGGGAATCTCCATATTACCTTCTTCTAATTATCCCGATCTGGATCTGGACAGTCTATTCTTATTGGAAAAACGAACCAGCACTTGGAATCGAACTTAGAATCCCCGGAAAAATCCAATCCGGAACATTCTCTCTAAAGCGGTTTTTATCTTCGATAGCTCCGTTAGTTCGCCCAATTGTATTGACATTGTTTGTAATCGCAGTCGCAGGTCCCGGGAAAAGATATAGATTCCTTCCGGATGAGACCAAAGGAGTGGATATTATTCTGGCATTGGACGTATCCGGCTCCATGTCCAAAAGCAGGGACTTCTTACCCGAGACCCGCTTAGGAGTTTCTAAAAAATTACTTAAAGAGTTTATTAGAAAAAGAGAAAATGATCGTTTGGGGTTGGTAGTATTTGCGGGAGGAGCATACCTGCAATCTCCTTTGACAAGCGATAGAGAAGTGTTGGAAGAAATATTAGGCCAAGCAGAAGAAGAGACAGTTCCAGAACAAGGAACAGCTATAGGAGATGCACTTATACTCTCCTGTTATAGATTACGCAGGTCTCCTGCAAAATCCAAGGTAATAGTCCTCATAACGGACGGCGCTTCTAATACCGGTCGTATAGATCCAGTGACTGCTACTGAGATTGCAAGGGGTGTAGGGGTAAAAATTTATTCCATCGGCATCGGAAAAGAAGATCAATCTTACGAAGTAAATTTCGAAATTTTGGATATACTTTCCAAAAGAACAGGAGGAGTATTTTATAGGGCGGAAGATATCAGCGAGCTAAGAGAGGTCTTGGCCTCCATCGACTCTTTGGAAAAAGATCTTTTGATCCTGCCTCCGGAAGAAGTAAGAGAGTCAGAATCCTTAATTTTTCTGACCTATGCGCTCGCGTTATTGGGCTTGGATCTACTTTTGAGATCTTGGGTGTTTCGGTACTACGTATGA
- a CDS encoding LB_053 family protein encodes MKAGVFRRRSLDRIQFFYYVFYSSLLLFSVPSFAWKEDWEPKEVGIGEQAEYLLEFQQGEIQNPEIPSKGMYPDPDSPDLPLFEVISSEISETKIKLIVAYYNSGKFYLPIVWKDKNGKEFLSEAALTVLTSIGEKDKTPEEILPPLEFSGKYGWKLAAIIAGLAALGLGIFYAWYLNQTASKRTMDALVEADPWVQKILIYESKLDEIINTPPVFARTFYRVLSGYIRENMSKKMNAPFAHLTEAELFQRIYDSFGLEEEEVKNWENTFRKAQYSGEEVEIPSSEALKAWDYWKEALSK; translated from the coding sequence ATGAAGGCGGGAGTTTTCCGTCGAAGATCTTTGGATCGTATTCAATTTTTCTACTATGTATTCTATTCATCTCTGCTGCTCTTTTCAGTTCCGTCATTTGCTTGGAAAGAAGATTGGGAACCGAAGGAAGTAGGGATCGGAGAACAGGCGGAATATCTGTTGGAATTCCAACAGGGAGAAATTCAGAATCCTGAGATCCCTTCTAAAGGAATGTATCCTGATCCTGATTCTCCAGATCTTCCATTATTCGAAGTGATCTCTTCTGAAATTTCAGAGACAAAGATCAAGTTAATCGTTGCTTATTATAATTCTGGAAAATTCTATTTGCCAATTGTTTGGAAAGATAAGAACGGAAAAGAATTTCTCTCTGAAGCAGCTCTGACTGTTCTTACTTCCATTGGGGAGAAGGACAAAACTCCGGAGGAGATCCTACCGCCTCTGGAATTTTCAGGGAAATACGGCTGGAAATTGGCGGCAATCATCGCGGGCCTTGCCGCTTTAGGTTTGGGGATTTTCTATGCTTGGTATTTGAATCAAACAGCATCTAAAAGAACTATGGATGCACTTGTAGAGGCGGATCCTTGGGTTCAGAAAATTCTAATATACGAAAGTAAATTGGACGAGATCATCAATACTCCTCCGGTATTTGCCAGGACTTTTTATAGAGTATTATCAGGTTATATTCGAGAGAATATGTCCAAAAAGATGAATGCTCCATTCGCGCATCTGACCGAAGCGGAATTATTCCAACGTATTTATGATTCATTCGGATTGGAAGAAGAGGAAGTTAAAAATTGGGAGAATACTTTTCGTAAGGCCCAATATTCCGGAGAAGAAGTGGAGATCCCTTCTTCCGAAGCGCTGAAGGCTTGGGATTATTGGAAGGAGGCGCTTTCCAAATGA
- a CDS encoding DUF58 domain-containing protein, with the protein MFRKEYQNLIQLLDFKERGFSLRNRQGTATSSRKGRGVDFKDVRPYAVGDDTRLIDWNVTSRFGELHVREFYEEKERLGVFFLDVSESMDWSSSEWTKAENAFQVLALLVLLYVRKGNLAKILLYSDRLEWETGYIRNTEEALSALEKVRTYPHKKLKTDPKLPFVLLKNRIRRYTDSYILSDFHGLPSLKRLTGLRRFHTLHAIRFKDRLEESAPKGFFQFFLLKDPETGAIPSPVGESIKKNLEFLFKSRCLELEGKDTDPNKLLEYWRSMS; encoded by the coding sequence ATGTTCCGTAAAGAATACCAAAACCTGATCCAACTTTTGGATTTTAAGGAGAGAGGATTTTCTCTTCGAAACAGACAAGGTACGGCCACGAGTTCCAGAAAGGGCAGGGGAGTGGACTTCAAAGATGTTCGCCCTTATGCTGTCGGTGATGATACAAGACTTATAGATTGGAATGTCACTTCCAGATTCGGAGAATTACATGTAAGAGAATTCTACGAAGAGAAAGAAAGACTTGGCGTTTTTTTTCTGGATGTTTCCGAATCGATGGATTGGAGCAGTTCAGAATGGACTAAGGCGGAGAATGCTTTCCAGGTTTTAGCTCTATTAGTTTTACTTTATGTAAGAAAAGGAAATCTCGCTAAAATTCTACTCTATTCGGATCGATTGGAATGGGAAACCGGTTATATCCGAAATACGGAAGAAGCTCTTTCTGCATTGGAGAAGGTTCGTACTTATCCTCATAAAAAACTAAAAACAGATCCTAAACTTCCATTCGTACTCTTAAAAAACAGGATCAGAAGATACACTGATTCTTATATACTTTCCGATTTTCATGGACTTCCTTCTTTAAAAAGACTTACAGGTCTTAGAAGATTTCATACTCTACATGCGATCCGATTTAAGGACCGTCTGGAAGAAAGTGCCCCTAAAGGTTTTTTCCAATTCTTCTTGTTAAAAGATCCTGAAACAGGCGCTATTCCTTCTCCTGTAGGAGAAAGTATCAAAAAGAATCTGGAATTTTTGTTTAAGTCCAGATGTTTGGAATTGGAAGGAAAAGATACCGACCCAAACAAACTCCTGGAATATTGGAGAAGTATGTCATGA
- a CDS encoding AAA family ATPase, with product MESIAKDPLSESDIHFAKDTLDRIRQELTGEITGQEAVVKNLLISLACQGHVLLEGMPGLAKTLLAKSLSSALDLDFKRVQFTPDLLPADLIGTIVFNPKNGEFTTRKGPIFTGVLLADEINRAPAKVQSALLECMEERTVTIGENTFPLERPFLVLATENPIDQDGTYPLPEAQMDRFFMKVLVDYPDIDEELAILEQHGKLAAGPKRIKKTATAKDVLKISSLVDRVHVEPKLKSYIVRLVRNTRPEEKTVPDLLPYVKHGASPRASLSLLKASKAKALWEGRDYVAPEDVKAVLPEILRHRILLTFEAISEDVGIESVVRIVSDATQIL from the coding sequence ATGGAATCCATCGCTAAAGATCCCTTATCCGAATCTGATATCCATTTTGCAAAAGATACTTTAGATCGGATCCGCCAAGAACTAACCGGAGAGATCACAGGACAAGAAGCAGTAGTGAAAAATCTACTCATCTCTTTAGCCTGCCAAGGACATGTTCTCTTAGAGGGGATGCCAGGACTTGCAAAAACACTTCTGGCAAAATCATTATCTTCCGCATTGGATCTGGATTTTAAAAGAGTGCAGTTCACGCCTGACCTTCTTCCTGCTGACTTGATCGGGACGATCGTGTTCAATCCAAAGAATGGAGAATTCACTACACGTAAAGGCCCGATCTTTACCGGAGTATTGCTTGCGGACGAGATCAATAGGGCCCCTGCAAAAGTACAGTCTGCTCTTTTGGAATGTATGGAAGAAAGAACAGTCACCATAGGAGAGAATACTTTTCCTTTGGAGAGGCCCTTCTTAGTGCTGGCTACAGAGAACCCGATCGATCAAGACGGAACGTATCCGTTACCGGAAGCGCAAATGGACCGTTTTTTTATGAAGGTTCTTGTGGATTATCCTGATATAGACGAGGAACTTGCAATTTTAGAGCAGCATGGCAAGCTAGCGGCTGGTCCAAAACGTATTAAAAAAACTGCAACTGCTAAGGATGTATTAAAGATCTCTTCTCTTGTGGATAGAGTCCACGTAGAACCTAAATTAAAAAGTTATATTGTTCGTTTAGTAAGGAATACTCGCCCGGAAGAAAAAACCGTTCCGGATCTTCTTCCCTATGTAAAACATGGAGCTTCTCCTAGAGCCAGTTTGAGCCTACTCAAAGCATCCAAAGCAAAGGCATTATGGGAAGGAAGAGACTATGTGGCACCGGAAGATGTGAAGGCTGTTCTTCCTGAGATACTTCGTCATAGAATTTTACTTACGTTCGAAGCAATTTCTGAGGATGTGGGGATAGAATCTGTGGTTCGGATCGTTTCGGACGCGACCCAGATACTTTGA
- a CDS encoding LIC20036 family protein, whose product MLELQHGYRKENALEKIITNNDLKKISLGILVAAPLFFLLGYFARGCSSINRQAKVTYSGSFTEGTLVSLNSKNVILQDPDFSIPLETVEKIEFLEDPQSLNPNQVPLSDPEKSFVGTYRIQIGTHKGVLSIFPRKTGGIGATLRFTNWGKGSNEILTGIRVTGKSIRFVRSCAGARCSEIGSNVPFTQTYTGDLDGKKIQGAYQGTNSSGRWLAER is encoded by the coding sequence ATGTTGGAACTCCAACATGGATACAGAAAGGAAAATGCCTTGGAAAAAATTATCACAAATAACGATCTCAAAAAAATTAGTTTAGGGATATTAGTGGCAGCTCCTCTATTCTTCCTGCTTGGATATTTCGCCCGAGGATGCAGCTCTATAAATCGTCAGGCAAAGGTAACTTATAGTGGTTCCTTTACCGAAGGGACTCTAGTTTCCTTAAATTCTAAAAATGTAATATTACAAGATCCTGATTTTTCTATTCCTCTGGAAACGGTGGAGAAAATAGAGTTTTTAGAGGATCCCCAAAGTTTAAATCCGAACCAAGTACCTTTGAGCGATCCGGAAAAATCATTTGTAGGGACTTATAGGATACAAATTGGAACTCATAAGGGCGTATTGAGTATTTTTCCTCGCAAGACAGGAGGGATAGGAGCTACTTTACGTTTTACGAATTGGGGAAAAGGATCAAACGAGATCCTGACGGGTATTCGAGTGACGGGCAAATCCATTCGTTTTGTGAGATCCTGTGCAGGAGCAAGATGTTCGGAGATAGGGAGTAACGTTCCTTTTACCCAAACTTACACAGGAGACTTGGACGGTAAAAAGATCCAAGGAGCTTACCAAGGTACGAATAGTTCCGGCCGTTGGCTTGCGGAACGTTAA